From one Verrucomicrobiia bacterium genomic stretch:
- a CDS encoding DNA replication/repair protein RecF — MIEELQLQNFRNHTDLSVKFGHQTVLVGPNGAGKTNILEAVSLLSLTTSWRAGKDSEVVSWDAPFARIVSGDKEMVIQRKPYYKRIRIDGLSKRVGEVVGTMPTVLFQPDDSQLITGSPSYRRNALDRLLAQSVPGYLTSLSRLQRVLKQRNKLLKQIQEREAQIEELAYWDEQLAAETAIIRAARSEAVPAFAATVTDKFAELISDVPPVTIQYDQSPRHAATEETILHHLQENHYKEIGAGVTLYGPQREDITFMWGEHPAAEGMSRGQIRALVLAFKLAEVCHVEVSTGASPILLLDDVYSEFDQERRKAVTKLTEEYQSILTTTDVEKGYKGEVIEL; from the coding sequence ATGATTGAAGAGCTACAGCTGCAGAATTTCCGTAATCACACCGACCTGTCGGTGAAGTTTGGGCATCAAACAGTGTTGGTGGGCCCAAACGGAGCGGGGAAGACTAATATTTTAGAGGCTGTCTCACTTCTCTCTCTCACAACCTCCTGGCGGGCCGGAAAAGATAGTGAAGTAGTTAGTTGGGATGCACCCTTTGCTCGCATTGTGAGTGGTGACAAAGAGATGGTTATTCAACGCAAGCCATACTACAAGCGCATTCGGATAGATGGGCTCAGTAAAAGGGTGGGGGAGGTTGTAGGTACGATGCCAACTGTCCTCTTCCAACCCGATGACAGCCAGCTGATTACGGGCAGCCCAAGTTATAGGCGCAACGCCCTCGACCGCTTGCTTGCCCAGTCTGTACCTGGTTACCTTACTTCCTTGAGTCGTTTACAGCGTGTGTTAAAGCAGCGTAATAAACTCCTTAAGCAGATTCAGGAGCGCGAGGCGCAAATCGAGGAGCTTGCGTACTGGGATGAGCAATTGGCTGCCGAAACTGCCATAATCCGGGCTGCCCGATCAGAAGCGGTACCGGCTTTTGCGGCTACGGTTACAGACAAGTTTGCTGAACTTATTTCAGACGTCCCACCGGTTACCATCCAATACGACCAAAGTCCCCGCCACGCCGCCACAGAAGAGACCATCCTCCATCATCTCCAGGAGAACCATTACAAAGAAATAGGGGCGGGCGTTACTTTATATGGCCCGCAGCGTGAAGATATTACTTTTATGTGGGGTGAGCACCCAGCAGCCGAGGGAATGTCCCGTGGCCAGATTAGGGCACTTGTCCTAGCCTTTAAATTGGCGGAAGTGTGCCACGTAGAGGTGAGTACGGGTGCCTCACCAATCCTTCTCTTGGACGATGTCTACTCTGAATTTGACCAGGAGCGACGCAAGGCAGTCACAAAACTGACAGAAGAGTACCAGTCTATTCTTACAACTACAGATGTAGAAAAGGGGTATAAGGGCGAGGTTATCGAGCTTTAG
- the dnaN gene encoding DNA polymerase III subunit beta, which produces MKFTCSREDLDKYLQHVGRVVTVRQSLPVLSNVLIETDGSLVRISGTDLELAVSANVPAQIQQEGAFTVPAKVFQEFVHQNPDDELLFRLEGNELVCSGSKVEARLAGIDPEEYPALPKVEEKQKILLPASRFADAVRQVVIACATDPARPVLTGILLTLNESSATLAATDSFRLVEKVIEILPVGSPQQLLIPGRSIQEVVRVLAQFPLEESIELVLGDQQIIFKIGGVEVYSRLLQGKFPPYQSIIPTTFVAQADVPTAELIQALRLATIFSTAGIANIMLEIDAAGTLILSSYGSQRGNAKNTLYAVVKEGFTPIKAAFNARFLLDAAGATGTDLVQLRFSGSTSPLVIGTEDQQYLQLVMPIRLD; this is translated from the coding sequence ATGAAATTCACTTGTTCACGCGAAGACTTAGATAAGTACCTCCAGCATGTAGGGAGGGTTGTCACAGTACGGCAAAGCCTGCCGGTCCTTTCGAATGTCCTCATTGAGACGGATGGCTCTTTGGTGCGGATAAGTGGTACGGACTTAGAATTAGCGGTCTCTGCCAATGTCCCTGCCCAAATACAGCAAGAGGGCGCTTTTACTGTCCCGGCAAAGGTATTCCAGGAATTTGTGCATCAGAACCCAGATGACGAGCTTCTCTTTAGATTAGAGGGGAATGAGTTGGTGTGTAGCGGCTCTAAGGTAGAGGCGCGTCTGGCAGGAATTGATCCTGAGGAATACCCAGCCCTACCTAAGGTGGAAGAGAAGCAGAAAATCCTCCTCCCTGCCTCTAGGTTTGCTGACGCGGTGCGCCAGGTGGTAATTGCGTGTGCTACAGACCCGGCGCGCCCAGTGCTTACGGGTATCCTCTTAACTCTTAATGAGAGTTCTGCCACCCTTGCGGCCACCGATAGCTTCCGCCTTGTGGAGAAAGTAATTGAGATACTTCCTGTTGGATCTCCTCAACAACTGTTGATTCCGGGACGAAGCATTCAGGAGGTGGTGCGAGTACTTGCGCAGTTCCCACTGGAAGAAAGTATTGAATTGGTACTTGGTGACCAGCAAATTATCTTCAAAATTGGGGGCGTCGAGGTGTACTCCCGCCTTTTGCAGGGGAAGTTTCCTCCCTATCAGTCCATTATTCCCACTACGTTTGTGGCTCAGGCAGATGTGCCGACTGCGGAACTTATTCAGGCACTGCGCCTCGCCACAATTTTTTCCACCGCCGGAATTGCCAATATTATGTTGGAAATTGATGCTGCGGGCACCCTGATACTTTCCAGTTACGGCTCTCAAAGGGGGAATGCAAAGAATACCCTCTATGCCGTGGTTAAGGAGGGCTTTACACCGATTAAAGCAGCTTTTAATGCTCGGTTCCTTTTGGATGCCGCTGGCGCTACCGGAACAGACCTAGTACAGCTCCGCTTCAGTGGATCTACCTCGCCCCTCGTTATAGGAACAGAAGATCAGCAGTACCTGCAGCTCGTCATGCCTATTCGGTTGGATTAG